In Piliocolobus tephrosceles isolate RC106 unplaced genomic scaffold, ASM277652v3 unscaffolded_33837, whole genome shotgun sequence, a single genomic region encodes these proteins:
- the LOC111549870 gene encoding recombining binding protein suppressor of hairless, with translation MRNYLKERGDQTVLILHAKVAQKSYGNEKRFFCPPPCVYLMGSGWKKKKEQMERDGCSEQESQPCAFIGIGNSDQEMQQLNLEGKNYCTAKTLYISDSDKRKHFMLSVKMFYGNSDDIGVFLSKRIKVISKPSKKKQSLKNADCMYAFLICPQFLP, from the exons ATGCGAAATTATTTAAAAGAGCGAGGGGATCAAACAGTACTTATTCTTCATGCAAAAGTTGCACAGAAgtcatatggaaatgaaaaaag GTTTTTTTGCCCTCCTCCTTGTGTGTATCTTATGGGCAGtggatggaagaaaaaaaaagaacaaatggaacGTGATGGTTGTTCTGAACAAGAGTCTCAACCGTGTGCATTTATTGGGATCGGAAATAGTGACCAAGAAATGCAGCAGCTAAACTTGGAAGGAAAG AACTATTGCACAGCCAAAACATTGTACATATCTGATTCAGACAAGCGAAAGCACTTCATGTTGTCTGTGAAGATGTTCTATGGCAACAGTGATGACATTGGTGTGTTCCTCAGCAAGCGGATAAAAGTCATCTCCAAACCTTCCAAAAAGAAGCAGTCATTGAAAAATGCTGACTGTATGTATGCTTTTCTTATTTGTCCCCAATTCCTACCGTGA